A part of Melittangium boletus DSM 14713 genomic DNA contains:
- a CDS encoding NAD(P)/FAD-dependent oxidoreductase, whose translation MGSPSHHASSGRATSPHVVIVGAGPAGSSAAILLAQQGARVTLLERARFPRDKTCGDGCTPRALWMLERLGLGALPGDAGAPVDSVRAISPGGITWSALIPERLFGGRSSVVPREVLDERLVRRAVQAGATLREGVRVEGLEREHDVLRVHCRDGEPLRADVVLGCDGSPSVIRGALGAPAFSEHEGAFAVRAYYEDVRLSHPRSMGFFWEEALLPAYGWIFPLPGGRANVGLGMRADQLAASGVRLPELLERFCASPHVAAELAGARRVGRVKGHHLPFGSSARHTTFDRALLLGDAAGFVNPLTGEGIEFALESGAFAAEALAEAFATGDLSARGLGGYARRWQTRFRTAFRLNRRLMWAFERPRLLDRIFHLANRDERARDELIDVLSGEATRLSWRFLAAVAFGR comes from the coding sequence ATGGGGAGCCCTTCCCACCACGCCTCGTCTGGCCGCGCCACGTCTCCTCATGTCGTCATCGTCGGCGCGGGCCCCGCGGGCTCGTCGGCCGCCATCCTGCTCGCCCAACAAGGCGCGCGCGTCACCCTGCTCGAGCGCGCCCGCTTCCCACGTGACAAGACGTGTGGAGATGGCTGCACGCCCCGGGCCCTGTGGATGTTGGAGCGCCTGGGACTCGGTGCGCTGCCTGGCGACGCGGGCGCCCCCGTGGACTCGGTGCGAGCCATCTCCCCCGGAGGCATCACCTGGAGCGCCCTCATCCCGGAGCGCCTCTTCGGAGGACGCTCCAGTGTCGTGCCCCGGGAAGTGCTCGACGAGCGGCTGGTGCGGCGGGCCGTCCAGGCGGGCGCCACGTTGCGCGAGGGCGTACGGGTGGAGGGCCTGGAGCGCGAGCACGACGTCCTGCGCGTGCACTGCCGTGACGGCGAGCCCCTGCGCGCCGACGTGGTGCTCGGCTGTGACGGCTCGCCCTCGGTGATTCGCGGCGCGCTCGGCGCTCCGGCCTTCTCCGAGCACGAGGGCGCCTTCGCCGTGCGCGCCTATTATGAGGACGTGCGCCTGTCACACCCGCGCAGCATGGGCTTCTTCTGGGAGGAAGCGCTCCTGCCCGCGTATGGGTGGATCTTCCCGCTGCCCGGAGGGCGCGCCAACGTGGGGCTCGGCATGCGCGCGGACCAGCTCGCCGCGTCCGGCGTCCGGCTGCCCGAGCTGCTGGAGCGCTTCTGCGCGAGCCCCCATGTGGCGGCGGAGCTCGCCGGGGCCCGGCGCGTGGGCCGGGTGAAGGGCCACCACCTGCCCTTTGGCTCCTCGGCCCGCCACACCACCTTCGATCGAGCGCTGCTGCTCGGAGACGCGGCCGGCTTTGTCAACCCGCTCACGGGCGAGGGCATCGAGTTCGCCCTGGAGTCGGGGGCCTTCGCCGCCGAGGCCCTCGCGGAGGCCTTCGCCACGGGAGACCTGTCGGCGCGGGGACTGGGGGGGTACGCGCGACGCTGGCAGACGCGCTTTCGCACCGCGTTCCGGCTCAACCGCCGGTTGATGTGGGCCTTCGAGCGGCCCCGGTTGCTCGACCGCATCTTCCACCTCGCCAACCGCGACGAGCGGGCCCGCGACGAGCTCATCGATGTGTTGAGCGGAGAGGCCACGCGGCTGTCCTGGCGATTCCTCGCGGCGGTGGCCTTCGGCCGGTGA
- the rlmN gene encoding 23S rRNA (adenine(2503)-C(2))-methyltransferase RlmN codes for MPPTSAPSRVNLYDLPRAALGELLSTWGYSAHYRDLLWTALYRQQVASFDELQGVKPELVSVLRERARLERPATHHEAFSTDGFTRKLLLRMQDGQTVETVLMRFKGRATVCLSTQAGCAMGCVFCATGQMGFVRHLSPGEIIGQVLHVTRLLRETNESLRNVVLMGMGEPLHNYEGTLAAVDILVDALGLALGPRFITLSTVGVVPGIRRLADEDRPVQLAVSLHGATDAERGALVPAARKWPLAELMDACRYYTDKRKRRIFYEWALIAGQNDTPEQAHALGQLLRGMDAHVNLIPLNPTVGYAERPSGPDAVRGFQDILAGYGLPSTVRQRRGIDIDAGCGQLKAAVERVRPVRVAAVP; via the coding sequence ATGCCGCCCACCTCCGCCCCCTCCCGGGTCAACCTCTATGACCTGCCCCGCGCCGCCCTGGGCGAGCTGCTGAGCACCTGGGGCTACAGCGCCCATTACCGGGACCTGCTGTGGACCGCGCTCTACCGCCAGCAGGTGGCGTCCTTCGATGAGCTCCAGGGCGTGAAGCCCGAGCTGGTGTCGGTGCTGCGCGAGCGCGCCCGCCTGGAGCGGCCCGCCACCCACCACGAGGCCTTCAGCACGGACGGCTTCACGCGCAAGCTGCTCTTGCGGATGCAGGACGGACAGACGGTGGAGACGGTCCTCATGCGGTTCAAGGGCCGGGCCACGGTGTGCCTGAGCACCCAGGCGGGGTGCGCCATGGGCTGCGTGTTCTGCGCCACGGGGCAGATGGGCTTCGTGCGCCACCTGTCGCCCGGGGAAATCATCGGCCAAGTGCTGCACGTCACGCGGCTGCTGCGCGAGACGAACGAGTCCCTGCGCAACGTGGTGCTCATGGGCATGGGCGAGCCCCTGCACAACTACGAGGGCACGCTGGCGGCGGTGGACATCCTCGTGGACGCGCTGGGGCTGGCGCTCGGGCCCCGCTTCATCACCCTGAGCACCGTGGGCGTGGTGCCCGGCATCCGGCGGCTCGCGGACGAGGACCGGCCGGTGCAGCTCGCCGTCAGCCTGCACGGGGCCACGGACGCGGAGCGGGGCGCGCTGGTGCCCGCGGCGCGCAAATGGCCCCTCGCCGAGCTGATGGACGCGTGCCGCTACTACACGGACAAGCGCAAGCGCCGCATCTTCTATGAGTGGGCGCTCATCGCCGGGCAGAACGACACGCCCGAGCAGGCGCACGCGCTGGGCCAGTTGCTGCGCGGCATGGACGCGCACGTCAACCTCATCCCCCTCAACCCCACGGTGGGCTACGCCGAGCGGCCCAGCGGCCCGGACGCCGTGCGGGGCTTCCAGGACATCCTCGCGGGCTACGGCCTGCCCAGCACCGTGCGGCAGCGGCGCGGCATCGACATCGACGCGGGCTGCGGTCAGCTCAAGGCGGCCGTGGAGCGGGTGCGGCCCGTGCGCGTGGCGGCCGTGCCCTAG
- a CDS encoding FAD/NAD(P)-binding protein: protein MRSERRWDVLVVGGGASGTLLAVQLLKSASGPLRVALLERSSRTGPGLAYSTRASSHLLNVPAGKMSAFAEDPEHFLRWMRRVAPDTAACDFVQRRRYGQYLEAVLRTARRHAAPGVSLELLKGEAVSLSRVEGGGFQVELAEGSRLEALRVVLAVGNAQPADLPVEDGGLFSSPRYIRSPWAPGALDGIQPHHPVLLVGTGLTMVDTVLSLAERHHEGRIHALSRHGLLPQVHRPGAVAGVPDFSAPRHVRSLLRTLRREVARAPEDWRGVVDGLRPVTASLWRDLSPEERRRFLRHLRAFWDVHRHRMAPAVNETLRQLQRTGVLRIHAARVRGFRPLDEHWVDARVRPRGAAHETSLRVQHVINCTGPDASLGRGHPLLRTMLGSGLARMDALGLGLATDGEGALLDARGRVSDGLFALGPLRRGELWESTAVPELRAQAASLSLRLAREFTPRPGLSAPAATLPLS from the coding sequence GTGAGATCCGAGCGGCGGTGGGACGTCCTGGTGGTAGGGGGCGGGGCGAGTGGGACGTTGCTGGCGGTCCAGCTCTTGAAGAGCGCCTCGGGCCCCCTGCGGGTGGCGCTTCTGGAGCGGTCGAGCCGGACGGGTCCGGGTCTGGCCTATTCCACGCGCGCTTCCAGTCATCTGCTCAACGTTCCCGCGGGGAAGATGAGTGCCTTCGCGGAAGACCCCGAGCATTTCCTGCGCTGGATGCGCCGCGTGGCCCCGGACACGGCGGCCTGTGACTTCGTCCAGCGTCGGCGCTACGGCCAGTACCTCGAGGCGGTGCTGCGCACGGCCCGCAGGCACGCGGCGCCGGGGGTGAGCCTGGAGCTCCTGAAGGGAGAGGCCGTCTCCTTGTCCCGGGTGGAAGGGGGCGGCTTCCAGGTGGAGCTCGCCGAGGGCTCGCGGCTCGAGGCGCTCCGGGTGGTGCTGGCGGTGGGCAACGCCCAGCCCGCGGATCTCCCGGTGGAGGACGGAGGGCTCTTCTCGAGTCCCCGCTACATCCGCTCGCCCTGGGCTCCGGGTGCCCTGGACGGCATCCAACCCCACCACCCGGTGCTGCTCGTGGGCACGGGCCTGACGATGGTGGACACGGTGCTCTCGCTGGCCGAGCGCCACCATGAAGGCCGCATCCACGCCTTGTCCCGGCATGGCTTGCTTCCCCAGGTGCACCGCCCTGGCGCCGTGGCCGGCGTCCCGGACTTCTCCGCGCCCCGCCATGTCCGCTCCCTGCTCAGGACATTGCGGCGCGAGGTCGCGCGCGCTCCGGAGGACTGGCGGGGGGTCGTGGATGGTTTGCGGCCCGTGACGGCCTCGCTCTGGAGGGATCTGTCCCCCGAGGAGCGGCGCCGCTTCCTGCGCCACCTGCGCGCCTTCTGGGACGTGCACCGCCACCGCATGGCCCCCGCGGTGAACGAGACCCTGCGGCAGCTCCAGCGCACCGGCGTGCTGCGCATCCACGCGGCGCGGGTGCGGGGCTTCCGCCCGTTGGACGAGCACTGGGTGGACGCACGGGTCCGGCCCCGGGGCGCCGCGCACGAGACGTCCCTGCGCGTCCAGCACGTCATCAACTGCACGGGTCCGGATGCGTCCCTGGGCCGGGGCCATCCGCTGCTGCGCACGATGCTCGGCTCCGGACTCGCCCGGATGGACGCGCTGGGGCTCGGTCTGGCCACGGACGGGGAGGGCGCGCTGCTCGACGCGCGGGGCCGCGTGTCCGACGGGCTCTTCGCGCTGGGACCCCTGCGCCGGGGCGAGCTGTGGGAGAGCACCGCCGTGCCGGAGCTCCGCGCGCAGGCCGCCTCCCTGTCGCTGCGGCTGGCGCGCGAGTTCACGCCGCGCCCCGGCCTGTCCGCCCCCGCCGCCACGCTCCCCTTGTCTTAG
- a CDS encoding glutamate--cysteine ligase has product MGLQIHTETFADEEYGRFSQRLAECLVALREVLSRPGFGVGPHSLGAELEMFLVDAHGRPLPINLDVLGQTKDPRVTVEIGRFNLECNLRPGPFAGRPFTAMRAELESALAEVRRAAATKGARVAVTGILPTLREADLGPGALTALPRYRAMATSLRRNRGEAPMRIVIKGEDFFSEEWDDVSLEGANTSLQYHLRTNPADFARLYNACQLVTAPVLAVSGNSPFLLGRRLWDETRVALFRQAVDDRGEVSPDAPRPGRVTFGHGWVREGAWELFAESVALHAPLLPVVGRESPLEVVAQGGVPRLDELRLHQGTVWAWNRAVYDPSDGGHVRIEMRALPAGPTVEDMLANGALLLGLTLGLSGQVDALLPAMPFAYAQQNFLRAAREGLDAMLLWPESHLSPPRPVPAPVLVERLLPVAREGLLGAGVEPDEANALLGVIQARLRAGCTGARWQRKMLARLEAHMPRADALGALLERYLSLAASGRPVHEWPWD; this is encoded by the coding sequence ATGGGCCTTCAAATCCACACGGAGACCTTCGCGGACGAGGAGTACGGACGGTTCAGCCAGCGGCTCGCCGAATGCCTCGTGGCACTGCGCGAGGTGCTTTCACGGCCGGGCTTCGGGGTGGGGCCGCACTCGCTCGGCGCCGAGCTGGAGATGTTCCTCGTGGACGCCCATGGCCGGCCGCTGCCGATCAACCTGGACGTGCTCGGCCAGACGAAGGATCCCCGGGTGACGGTGGAGATCGGCCGCTTCAACCTCGAGTGCAACCTGCGGCCCGGCCCCTTCGCGGGACGCCCCTTCACGGCGATGCGCGCGGAGCTCGAGAGCGCGCTCGCGGAGGTGCGGCGCGCGGCGGCCACGAAGGGCGCGCGCGTGGCGGTGACGGGCATCCTCCCCACGCTGCGCGAGGCGGACCTGGGTCCGGGAGCGCTCACGGCCCTGCCGCGCTACCGGGCCATGGCGACCTCGCTGCGCCGCAACCGGGGCGAGGCGCCGATGCGCATCGTCATCAAGGGGGAGGATTTCTTCTCCGAGGAGTGGGACGACGTCTCGCTGGAGGGGGCCAACACCTCGTTGCAGTACCACCTGCGCACCAACCCGGCGGACTTCGCGCGCCTGTACAACGCCTGCCAGTTGGTGACGGCGCCGGTGTTGGCGGTGAGTGGCAACTCGCCCTTCCTCCTGGGGCGGCGGTTGTGGGACGAAACGCGCGTGGCGCTCTTCCGGCAGGCGGTGGATGACCGGGGCGAGGTGTCCCCCGATGCGCCCCGGCCCGGGCGCGTCACCTTCGGGCATGGGTGGGTGCGCGAGGGTGCCTGGGAGCTGTTCGCCGAGTCGGTGGCGCTGCACGCACCGCTGCTGCCCGTGGTGGGTCGGGAATCACCCCTGGAGGTGGTCGCCCAGGGGGGCGTTCCCCGGTTGGACGAACTGAGGCTGCACCAGGGGACGGTCTGGGCGTGGAACCGGGCCGTCTACGACCCGTCCGACGGAGGCCATGTCCGCATCGAGATGCGCGCGCTGCCCGCGGGCCCCACGGTGGAGGACATGCTGGCCAACGGGGCGTTGTTGCTGGGGCTCACCCTGGGCCTGAGCGGTCAGGTGGACGCGCTGCTGCCCGCCATGCCCTTCGCCTACGCCCAACAGAACTTCCTGCGCGCGGCCCGCGAGGGCCTGGACGCGATGCTGTTGTGGCCGGAAAGCCACCTCTCGCCCCCGCGGCCAGTCCCCGCGCCGGTCCTGGTGGAACGGCTACTGCCCGTGGCGCGCGAGGGGTTGCTGGGAGCGGGGGTGGAGCCCGACGAGGCGAACGCCCTGCTCGGCGTCATCCAGGCCCGGTTGCGCGCCGGGTGTACCGGCGCACGCTGGCAGCGGAAGATGTTGGCTCGCCTGGAAGCCCACATGCCCCGGGCCGACGCCCTGGGGGCCTTGTTGGAGCGCTACCTGTCCCTCGCGGCGTCCGGCAGGCCGGTCCACGAGTGGCCTTGGGACTGA
- a CDS encoding GGDEF domain-containing response regulator, translating to MSEPVAAKVLVVEDNRTMLALMQYYLSKDFTVFLARSAEEALEVLQREQLHAVVSDQNLGDGLMGVDLLKRVSELQPHAARILVTASQKLEDAQKAINEARVNHFLTKPFTEQELKNTVGQAVHNAALVAIRDKMVHELKEQLGLRPAHKPATGRSSLSSTRIKTVEPRSPESRAASQSLIPESERLAFRDGLTGLYNHRYFQEALSAGLLSARRREQKLVLLLIDIDGFRHLNLTRGYAEGDKLLRRVAQLVTDLMEDPVTHARSDNSSEIAARYDWDVFGVVLCNADVERALHYAERLRKAVEELDFPEGTGAAVGAVTVSAGVAVFPDQARTEQDLVSAAERALRASKAAGPNRIFVAPKG from the coding sequence GTGAGTGAGCCTGTTGCTGCGAAGGTCCTCGTCGTTGAGGACAACCGGACGATGCTGGCCCTGATGCAGTACTACCTGAGCAAGGACTTCACCGTCTTTCTCGCCAGGTCCGCTGAGGAAGCGCTCGAAGTGCTTCAGCGGGAGCAACTGCACGCGGTCGTATCGGATCAAAACCTCGGAGACGGGCTCATGGGGGTGGATCTCCTCAAGCGCGTCTCCGAACTCCAACCCCATGCCGCGCGCATCCTGGTGACGGCATCCCAGAAGCTGGAGGACGCCCAGAAAGCCATCAATGAAGCGCGGGTGAACCACTTCCTCACCAAGCCCTTCACCGAGCAGGAGCTCAAGAACACGGTGGGACAGGCGGTGCACAACGCCGCCCTGGTGGCCATCCGCGACAAGATGGTGCACGAGCTCAAGGAGCAGCTGGGGCTGCGTCCCGCGCACAAGCCCGCCACGGGCCGCTCGTCCCTGTCGAGCACGCGCATCAAGACGGTCGAGCCCCGCTCGCCCGAGTCCCGCGCCGCCTCCCAGTCGCTCATCCCCGAGAGCGAGCGCCTGGCGTTCCGCGATGGCCTGACGGGGCTCTACAACCACCGCTACTTCCAGGAGGCGCTGAGCGCCGGCCTGTTGAGCGCGCGGCGCCGCGAGCAGAAGCTGGTGCTGTTGCTCATCGACATCGACGGCTTCCGCCACCTCAACCTCACCCGGGGCTACGCCGAGGGCGACAAGCTGCTGCGCCGCGTGGCGCAGTTGGTGACGGATCTGATGGAGGACCCCGTCACCCACGCGCGCAGCGACAACTCGTCGGAGATCGCCGCCCGGTACGACTGGGACGTGTTCGGCGTGGTGCTCTGCAACGCGGACGTGGAGCGGGCCCTGCACTACGCGGAGCGGCTGCGCAAGGCGGTGGAGGAGCTGGACTTCCCGGAGGGCACCGGCGCCGCGGTGGGCGCGGTGACGGTGAGCGCCGGCGTGGCCGTGTTTCCGGATCAGGCCCGGACCGAGCAGGACCTGGTCTCCGCGGCCGAGCGGGCGCTGCGCGCGTCCAAGGCGGCCGGACCCAACCGCATCTTCGTGGCCCCCAAGGGCTGA
- a CDS encoding dienelactone hydrolase family protein: MQMPTVMSWLTRLSLAAALSACSSASAPRESSSASQEELVIQTPVASRSFVSFPALGSPTPVQVAGQLSVPQGASERLPAVVIAHGSGGVDSRGAFYARALNEAGIATLEIDMWSARGLSGGAEGRPQAVSETLPDAYGALKFLSAHPAIDASRIGIMGFSWGGVMSMLTATRENAARAEAGQHFVAHAPLYPVCWVYNRVPGYAFGDLTGAPVFIQAGTADTYDAPDSCRALIDSLSHADSRNLTLTVYPGATHGWDRLEPARQIEDPYAHRGQGGAVDLVPSPESALESRKALVAFFQRAFELTP, from the coding sequence ATGCAGATGCCCACCGTGATGTCCTGGTTGACCCGCCTGTCGCTCGCCGCCGCGCTGAGCGCCTGCTCGTCGGCGTCCGCCCCGCGAGAGTCCTCCTCCGCTTCCCAGGAAGAGCTCGTCATCCAGACACCCGTGGCCTCCCGCTCCTTCGTGTCCTTCCCGGCGCTGGGCTCGCCCACGCCCGTGCAGGTGGCGGGACAGTTGAGCGTGCCCCAGGGGGCCTCGGAGCGGCTTCCCGCGGTGGTCATCGCCCATGGCTCGGGCGGCGTGGACAGCCGGGGCGCCTTCTATGCCCGGGCGCTCAACGAGGCGGGCATCGCCACGTTGGAAATCGACATGTGGTCCGCCCGCGGGCTGTCCGGGGGCGCGGAGGGGCGGCCCCAGGCCGTCTCCGAGACGCTGCCCGACGCCTACGGCGCCTTGAAGTTCCTGTCCGCCCACCCCGCCATTGACGCCTCGCGCATCGGCATCATGGGGTTCTCATGGGGCGGGGTGATGTCGATGCTGACCGCCACCCGGGAGAACGCCGCCCGGGCCGAGGCGGGCCAGCACTTCGTGGCCCATGCGCCCCTCTACCCGGTGTGTTGGGTGTACAACCGCGTGCCCGGCTATGCGTTCGGGGATCTCACCGGAGCCCCCGTCTTCATCCAGGCGGGCACGGCGGACACGTACGACGCGCCCGATTCCTGCCGGGCGCTGATCGACAGCCTGAGCCACGCGGACAGCAGGAACCTGACCCTGACCGTCTACCCCGGGGCGACGCATGGGTGGGATCGGCTGGAGCCGGCCCGTCAGATCGAGGATCCCTACGCGCATCGGGGCCAGGGCGGCGCGGTGGACCTGGTGCCTTCTCCCGAGTCGGCCCTGGAGTCGCGCAAGGCCCTGGTGGCCTTCTTCCAGCGCGCCTTCGAGCTCACGCCCTGA
- a CDS encoding RDD family protein encodes MSQPMSMDSEPRGAQCAIHPERSAATICNRCGNYACELCFQVGADRQDYCTDCLPRTEPQLATRSSRLGAVMVDQLFVVLPMFVGILLGTAVDKDWGAILFGGGALVFVLCYQLYVLLEHAQTFGKRMVGIKVVRMDGSPVGLGRLLVLRNVVPAIIGSATCNVFNLVDSLVIFAEPSRCLHDYIADTKVIHVGKDA; translated from the coding sequence ATGTCCCAGCCCATGTCCATGGACTCCGAGCCTCGGGGGGCGCAGTGCGCCATCCATCCCGAGCGCTCCGCCGCCACCATCTGCAACCGATGTGGCAACTACGCCTGCGAGCTGTGTTTCCAGGTGGGCGCGGACCGGCAGGACTACTGCACCGACTGCCTGCCACGCACCGAGCCCCAATTGGCCACCCGCTCGAGCCGGCTGGGCGCGGTCATGGTGGATCAGCTCTTCGTGGTGCTCCCCATGTTCGTGGGAATCCTCCTGGGCACCGCGGTGGACAAGGACTGGGGCGCGATCCTGTTCGGAGGGGGGGCGCTCGTGTTCGTCCTCTGCTACCAGCTCTACGTGCTCCTCGAGCACGCACAGACGTTCGGCAAGCGGATGGTCGGCATCAAGGTGGTGCGCATGGATGGAAGCCCCGTGGGACTCGGCCGGCTCCTCGTGCTGCGCAACGTCGTCCCGGCGATCATCGGCTCGGCCACGTGCAACGTCTTCAACCTCGTCGACTCGCTCGTCATCTTCGCCGAGCCGAGCCGCTGCCTGCACGACTACATCGCGGACACGAAGGTCATCCACGTGGGCAAGGACGCCTGA
- a CDS encoding LytR/AlgR family response regulator transcription factor, whose protein sequence is MSPPLRVLIADDELVARKRLARLVAALPGITVCGEASDGAAVLDMVRAGGVDVVLLDIHMPGLSGLDALALLPPSGPHVIFVTAHADHAVEAFEHGAVDYVLKPVEASRLQKALERVRARLSPPAEASARPLDRLPIPTRQGIVLVAPEAISHATLEDELVTVFTTQGDYLTDFSLQELVERLPTEGFHRVHRRALLNLAHVTRLEPLETGGYLARTGRGHTVEVSRQSARELRRRLGLRRGGEEESGG, encoded by the coding sequence GTGAGTCCTCCCCTGCGCGTCCTCATCGCCGACGACGAACTCGTCGCCCGCAAGCGCCTCGCGCGTCTGGTGGCGGCCCTGCCCGGCATCACCGTGTGCGGCGAGGCCTCCGATGGAGCCGCCGTGCTCGACATGGTGCGCGCGGGCGGCGTGGACGTGGTGTTGCTCGACATCCACATGCCCGGGCTCAGCGGCCTGGACGCGCTCGCGCTGCTGCCCCCGAGTGGCCCCCACGTCATCTTCGTCACCGCGCACGCGGACCACGCGGTGGAGGCCTTCGAGCACGGCGCCGTGGACTATGTGCTCAAGCCCGTGGAGGCCTCGCGCCTGCAGAAGGCCCTGGAGCGGGTGCGCGCCCGGCTCTCGCCTCCGGCAGAGGCCTCCGCCAGGCCCCTGGACCGGCTGCCCATTCCCACCCGCCAGGGCATCGTCCTCGTGGCGCCGGAGGCCATCTCCCACGCCACGCTCGAGGACGAGCTCGTCACCGTCTTCACCACCCAGGGCGACTACCTCACCGACTTCTCCTTGCAGGAGCTGGTGGAGCGCCTGCCCACCGAGGGCTTCCACCGCGTGCACCGCCGCGCCCTGCTCAACCTCGCCCACGTCACCCGGCTGGAGCCCCTGGAGACGGGGGGCTACCTGGCGCGGACGGGGCGCGGACACACCGTGGAGGTGAGCCGCCAATCCGCCCGGGAGCTGCGACGGAGGCTGGGCCTGCGCCGAGGGGGCGAGGAGGAGTCCGGGGGCTGA